In Myxocyprinus asiaticus isolate MX2 ecotype Aquarium Trade chromosome 3, UBuf_Myxa_2, whole genome shotgun sequence, the following proteins share a genomic window:
- the LOC127418708 gene encoding protein FAM222A-like — MLACLQRRQNPAPQHATAACSSSKTLEPVQHINRKYELTVPMPSPRYPSTAELDAYAQKTANNPLSIKIFPTNIRVPQHKHLNRTVNGYDTTGQRYSPYPHFHTGGYQGLLAIVKVSSSSSSSSLSLSSFVPSTKGVLKNSEGRRTKLSPAQIAVAPYPPPNSSTLGHCHGQIIYHAGPHKPPEATTLSVPPNVTVAGSVIPVAGGRGLNLPPQSNLPSIQSIIYQINQHCQAQALQQVCQNGMSTGAPNPSPSKQETTNSSGGIYVTSVAPQGNMAYSGTVLPGQNGEVMKAAVYPESMDYLLWQKQQQQQAVLRMYSGGSGGGGAVSKSPETCAPGASIMLGGAQVSSRGYPMTASTSGGGGLDKVSSSPLNCVGMHGNFSVGQYFAPPWNSVLVTPDSDCYNPQELPGATTTTAPVTGHRELGFPHHHQHPHHHHHHHHHHHPPIDSTGGLCCSLPSKNLCNTSVLSSSLQSLEYLINDIHPPCIKEQMLGKGYETVSVPRLLDHQHAHIRLPVYR, encoded by the coding sequence ATGAGCTGACTGTCCCCATGCCTTCCCCGCGCTACCCCAGCACAGCAGAGCTGGATGCCTATGCGCAGAAGACTGCCAACAACCCACTGTCCATCAAGATCTTCCCCACGAACATCAGGGTCCCTCAACACAAGCATCTTAACCGGACTGTGAACGGATATGACACCACTGGTCAGCGCTACAGCCCCTACCCCCACTTCCACACTGGAGGCTACCAGGGTCTGCTGGCAATCGTTAAAgtctcatcatcatcctcatcatcttcaTTATCCTTATCATCTTTTGTACCCTCAACAAAGGGCGTTCTCAAAAACTCAGAGGGCAGGAGGACTAAGCTGTCTCCGGCACAGATAGCAGTGGCTCCTTATCCGCCTCCAAACAGCAGCACTTTAGGTCATTGCCACGGACAGATCATTTACCATGCAGGGCCTCACAAACCCCCAGAGGCCACCACTCTATCGGTTCCTCCCAATGTCACTGTGGCTGGGTCCGTGATTCCTGTGGCAGGGGGCCGTGGGCTGAATCTCCCTCCTCAGTCAAACCTTCCCTCCATCCAGAGCATCATTTACCAGATCAACCAGCACTGCCAAGCCCAGGCTCTGCAGCAGGTGTGTCAAAACGGGATGTCTACGGGTGCACCGAACCCCAGCCCATCCAAACAGGAGACCACCAACTCCTCAGGGGGGATTTACGTCACTAGTGTGGCTCCACAGGGAAACATGGCCTATTCAGGGACGGTGTTACCAGGGCAGAATGGGGAGGTGATGAAGGCTGCAGTGTATCCTGAAAGTATGGACTACCTGCTGTGGCAGaagcaacaacagcagcaggCAGTGTTGAGAATGTACAGCGGAGGAagtggaggaggaggagctgTCAGCAAGTCGCCCGAAACTTGCGCCCCAGGCGCATCTATCATGCTGGGTGGGGCGCAGGTGTCCTCTAGAGGTTATCCAATGACGGCCAGTACGAGTGGCGGGGGTGGACTTGACAAGGTCAGCTCCTCCCCTTTGAACTGTGTGGGAATGCATGGGAACTTTTCCGTTGGGCAGTACTTCGCCCCTCCTTGGAACAGTGTTCTGGTTACACCAGACAGTGACTGCTACAACCCTCAAGAGTTGCCTGGAGCTACCACCACAACTGCACCAGTGACAGGGCACAGGGAGCTGGGATTCCCTCACCATCATCAACATCCTCATCACCACCACcatcaccaccatcatcatcaccCTCCCATAGACAGCACAGGGGGGTTGTGCTGCAGTTTGCCAAGCAAAAACCTCTGTAATACGTCAGTGTTGAGCAGCAGTCTTCAATCACTAGAATACCTGATCAATGACATCCATCCTCCCTGCATCAAGGAGCAGATGTTGGGGAAGGGATACGAGACCGTGTCTGTGCCGAGACTGTTGGACCACCAGCATGCACACATCCGCCTCCCTGTTTACAGATAA